From a region of the Mytilus galloprovincialis chromosome 3, xbMytGall1.hap1.1, whole genome shotgun sequence genome:
- the LOC143066345 gene encoding monocarboxylate transporter 13-like has protein sequence MNKYVEKLIKVASCCHWRLVIVGAYFVLTFLSVGSTSAMGIYYIYIMDKFEVNLTSATVIGALNTALGHSGAIIAMPFVEKFGERPVMILGGVLNLIGYSVSMFVTSFPLLYTTMGIIPGLGISFSRVSIVIAVNRYFQKAKMLSVSFGVVGASVGMLSFPLLIRFLAGLYGLNGALLIHAGLSFNLVACGAAIFPTKSKQLVEEKSDGDEQSACCNTQTVDFSFCVQPPYIAYIFTNFLFMAALYIPTTQIPKHAVSIGISVQDISLAIAVSGIGNMFGRISFGVLSHFYEIHVVKLWIICLTCSGLIMLMVPFSTKVEEFMIFMIIYGYFEGASSVGWNISLFNLINLKYYERGISIAYFVAGIGLAVGSPFTAFLNDHFSSHGISYYIGCGMFVLGALIMIPFASISVKKDSLILPSKTQNEPKVFVFESDSKIDCSKCFPEVQMSTYM, from the exons ATGAACAAGTACGTGGAGAAATTGATCAAAGTAGCATCATGTTGTCATTGGAGACTAGTTATAGTTGGTGCCTATTTTGTATTAACTTTTCTGTCAGTGGGTTCAACGAGTGCAATGGGAAtttattatatctatataatgGACAAGTTTGAAGTGAACCTAACATCAGCAACAGTTATAGGAGCGTTGAATACAGCACTAGGACATTCCGGAG CCATCATTGCAATGCCATTTGTTGAAAAATTTGGAGAGCGACCGGTCATGATCCTTGGAGGAGTTTTAAATCTAATTGGTTACAGTGTGTCTATGTTTGTGACATCATTCCCTTTACTATATACAACAATGGGTATAATTCCAG gTCTTGGAATATCATTTTCAAGGGTCAGTATAGTAATAGCAGTTAACAGATATTTCCAAAAAGCTAAAATGCTTTCCGTATCATTTGGAGTAGTTGGCGCCTCCGTTGGTATGCTATCGTTTCCACTTTTAATAAGGTTTCTAGCAGGATTATATGGATTGAATGGTGCATTGCTTATTCATGCTGGTTTGAGTTTCAATTTAGTAGCGTGTGGAGCAGCAATATTCCCAACAAAAAGTAAACAACTTGTTGAAGAAAAGAGT GATGGGGATGAGCAGTCAGCATGTTGTAATACACAGACAGTTGACTTTTCCTTTTGTGTGCAACCACCTTACATAgcttatatatttacaaattttctcTTCATGGCTGCATTGTATATTCCAACAACTCAGATTCCAAAACATGCTGTGTCAATTGGCATAAGTGTCCAGGATATTTCACTTGCAATAGCAGTAAGTGGAATTGGAAATATGTTTGGTCGAATCTCATTTGGCGTTCTGTCACATTTTTATGAGATCCATGTGGTAAAGTTATGGATAATCTGTTTGACTTGCAGTGGGCTAATAATGTTAATGGTACCGTTTTCAACAAAAGTGGAGGAGTTTATGATCTTCATGATTATATATGGATATTTTGAAG GTGCATCTAGTGTTGGATGGAATATTAGTTTGTTCAACCTTATCAACCTTAAATACTACGAAAGAGGAATCAGTATAGCTTACTTTGTAGCTGGAATTGGACTGGCAGTAGGGAGTCCTTTTACAG CGTTCCTGAACGATCATTTCAGTTCACATGGGATATCATACTATATTGGATGTGGAATGTTTGTTTTGGGTGCTCTCATAATGATTCCATTTGCGTCAATATCAGTCAAAAAAGATAGCCTCATTCTGCCGTCAAAAACTCAAAATGAACCTAAAGTGTTTGTATTTGAGAGTGATAGTAAAATTGATTGTTCTAAATGTTTTCCAGAAGTACAAATGTCAACATACATGTAA